cggtatttaggatctattatccaaacggatggagaagtagatggagatgttgcccataggattaaagctggttggtccaagtggaagagtgctacgggtttcctttgtgatcccggcatgcctaatagattgaagggaaaattctaccggaaggcaattagaccagcattgttatatggtacggagtgttgggcagtgaaacactgccacatccataagatgtcggtggcggagatgcgtatgttgagatggatgtgtggtcacacgagaaaggaccgggtgcgtaatgaaataattaggacaaaagtaggggttacatctattgagaataaaatgagagaaaaccgactaaggtggtttggccatgtgagacgtagagcgcttgatgcgccggttaggagaaccgaagagtggcaaagggatgtagtggtgaggggtaggggaagacctaagcaaacttggaggagggtgatcgagagtgatatgagtttattgggaattgaggaaaatatggtagtggataggacggagtggagggagcgaatctgtgtcgctgacacgacttgattttcacggttttatatgatggttcatgttagccgaccccgaatcatttcgggactaaggctttgttgttgttgttgttgttgttgttgtatgacATATAAAACTATATggaatatatatatgaaataacacgattttgagcaatgcttttGGAACGATTCTAACAAGAAAGCCAGACAATCTTTATCTGACTTTCTTGCCGACAAGAAGTCGTACAAAAGCGTAACCCGAACATTATTGCTCGGATTACGTACAAAGTCGcacaatttttatttaaattctttgtaattttaaaatCGGATAATCTTTATTTGATTTCGCAAGAAAGAACAAAAAGGAGAGACATGGGATACCTGATTTTCTGATGAATTTAGACCAGAAAGTGTCCGATCATCATCTGTTAACCTCTGAGACATGACAGAAGATACTGCTGCATTATCATCCCAAGATCCAATTGGGAAACCTGTCACATAATCATTGCTATGACTCTCATCAAAAACACAATTATTGTCGGAGCTATTTTCTCCAATGTTGTTTTTGTTCCCAATTTCACTTATTGGACTCATTCTCCCCCCTGAACCACCTGTCGGCGGCGGTGGCGGCGGTGGCCTACTTcctgctggagaagaacaatAAGATGCTTCTCTTTTGGCTGTACCATAATCCCCCATACCTCTCATCACAGCATATCCTacacccaaaataaaaaaattcctcATTAGTAATGTTGTTCCCGAAATACTCTACTGTAATTCCGGTGTAATACACTTTACAATCACTCATGTCACTTGTACTTTCATTTGACAATCAGGGACGGATCCAGTGGGGGCTTGAGAGCTCGAGCACCCACTGGTCGCAGAAAAAAACCATAAACACCCCTGTCAGTGAATTATGGATATGTCAATGTTGAGAATGAATGCGTGATTTAATCACCACGCTGAAACTAGTGTTTTGAATACCAGTTTCATATGCATTCGGACAACCCGGACAAAAAGTAACCGGGTATTCAATTTTTCTCAGAAAAGAACattattaatgaaaaaaatCCAAGGAAATTGAAAAATGAAACAAACTGTACTTCTGGTGTAATACACTTTACAATCACTTGATGTcacttgtatttttatttaacaattaAGGACGATCCGGTGGGGGCTTGGAGGACTCCAGCATCCactggttgcaaaaaaaaacgctaaaacttttaaaaaaattgtgtaTGAGTTTATGTAAAAACATTAAAGGCCTCCGTAAGCACCCTGTCAGTGAATCCTAGATATTTCACTGTTGATAATGAACGCACAACGTTCTTTGCTTCCGAAACTAATGTTTTGAACACCGATTTCATACGCATTCCGAAAACCCGGACAAAAATTTAACTGGGTATTCAATTTTTCTAAGAAAAAAACATTATTAATGAGAAAAATCCAAGGAAATTGAAAAATGAAACAACTTGCTCTATTTTTATACTAAAAAAAGGAACTTTTTAACACCCACTTGGTGATTGAAGTGATTGTTTAGCAGAAAAGAGCAAATTTTTAATACTTCAAAGTATCAATTCATACAAAATCTTGACTCTgtgttttttcaattttgtaaGCAGAAAAGGGCAAAGAAAAGTACCATTTTCCATTTCAATAGAAATATTGGAGAAAAGTCCAGCCGGAGAGCTACTGTGCCGTACAAGATTAGAGCAATTTCCACCACCACTCTTCGCCGGAATTCTCCCGGTTCCGGCCATCCGGTAATCCGAATTCTGATCCGGTAACGGTGGCTTCAAATTGTTCTGAAAAAACCCCTGTGAAACAGACGGATAGTTGCTCTGTTTCTGCTGATTCAATCTTGAATCCATGACCATTTCTTCCTCCGAATCTTGCTTAATTTCAGCTGCTACAAAGTTCTGATTCTGAACAGGAACATGAACAGGAATATTCTCTGTGTTTCCTCCACCGGAATTTGCTAAAAACCTCGCGAAGATTCGCTCTGTTTCGGGACTTGTTGGCCTCAATAACTCTTCACAGAAATCTCTGTCGAGGATGTTAGAAAAATATGAACTTGGTGCAGATTGATACCTTGTTAAACCAGTGTTCATTTGCTTCTGATGATGCTGAAATTGAAGATCCGACTCCATTTTCCCCCCTTTTTCAATTAGATCCAGAAACTGAAACTGATTGAAACTGATTGAAATTAGAATTTAAAACCCCCCAAAAAAGGAGTAACAATCAAATCTGGTAGCTACCCACTTAGCTAAACTTGAATCAGAATCCACTCAACAGAAAAAAGAGTAAAAAACACTAATTGAAGATGAGAAAGAAGTGTTCTTTTTTCTGGGTTGTAAAAGCTTCCATTTTGTGAAAATGGTGTTTTGATTGGAGTGAGTGAAgaaagaggaggaaatgggAATTCTTGCAAAAAAGATTGAAATTTTGGGGgggttttttagtatttaatagaGTTTTTGTTCCCCTTTTCAAACAGTTTTTTTTAGCTATAATGGATGGGAGGAAGACCTGAAGATGATTTCAGAGGCCAAACATTAGACCATCGTGTGTTTAGTATATCCATCCAATAACTTTATTCACCATAATGCCCTTTTTTGTACTTGAATTACAGTAATGCCATGGTGTTTTTGGGGCAGGAAATGACTGTTTTTACAATCATGATGATTTTGATGTTTATTACAACACGTGACAATTGTGTATACGGTAATGTAATCTTCTCTCGTACCCTAACGCGATGAATTCCGAATCGAGTCGTTACAGATTTAGAGGTTTAGCAGCTTTCGTTTTGATATTGACGAACCATACATCATCACATCTAGAGAGTCGTCAACTCTCATACCAATTGTAATATTCTGATCTAATactatgtagatattgtccatTTTGATCAAAATCCAACACTTTAAATCTTACAGTTTTAATATGCGTCTACATGTATTAGAAAACAACTTTACTAATAAGTCTCGTTTACACCCTCTTCATTTTCGATacgagattcagttcattctcGATGTGGTTAGGTCAATGATGGTTGAAGCAAACATACCAATTTCTTTGTGGCGGAGCTCTTagtctagtggttgagagcatACATATAACTAGGGAAGTCATggattcgaatcacatccgggtcagatgttaattttttcttttttttttaatataagcgCATATGAATTATAGCCAGGTCGAAAACCTGATTTGAGCATGCTCAAACCATAGGGTTGTACTGTCTATACCCAACTGTATCAAAAGGATATATCCTAGTGGGAGAAAATAAAGACAGACGACTGACAAAATTAGAATAATGAGACATTGTCTTTTTGGAGAATAAGTTTTCTAAGTTAGGAGAAGAGGACCATGATCTCACTTTATTGCAGGGGATTGAATCAAATTGGATCTCTCCATCCAAGTGGGagaaattttgaaaaacaagaaCAAGATTCGGTACCTCAAAATGTTACCAATGATCTAGATCCTACCTTAAGTGACTGTGATTCCTAATTCTTATGAGAATATGGAGCTTGGTTCGAGTGGGAGCATACCAAACTATGACGAATATATGCAATATGTTTGTCAAGATTCGAAGATAAGCCACACTGAAAGGCAAAAAGTTGAACGCCGACGATTTAGTATCCAAGGCACGGCGCTTTTAGTTACACAAGATGACGCAGAGCCCATAAATGTCCAAGTGACTCTCTTGTGTCATGAAAAAGACAAGTGGATCGAggaaatggaataagaaatgtCTTTCATGGGATCGAACTATATTCCGTAGTTGGTTGATCTACTAGAAGAATATAGAACTATTGGGAGCAATTGGGTTTTCAAAGTTAAGCGAAAAGCAGATGGAAATATCGAAAGATACAAATAGACTTTGAGGAGACATTCTCACTTTTTATAAGGTTTACATATTGATTCTAGCTACATTAACAAGTTTAGGaattttattatatactctCAGGGTGCCATATCAATTCATAGTCATTCCATTCAATTATTGACACGTGTGAATTaccattatattttttattcataaaaaaaaataaaactctgAAATCCGGATAATTGAATAGAATGAATATTGAGTGACATGACACTTCGAGAGTCTAAAATAAAATTCTCAAGTTTAGATCTAGAGCTGCATCAAATAGATGTAAATACTTTTTACCTCTCTATCTCTCTCGTAATATGAGTCAAtactctctttttctctcacaTGTAATCACTCTTAATTCGCGAATCTATCGTTTTATCTTCCGAAAGTAAAAACAATACTAATGTCATTCGGTGGacaacaatatttttatttgggtttaacaataaataattctaaataaaataaaattcctaGATTAATTATGGCAATTCATATGGGTAAATGGGTAAGTTACCTATTTTGGgttatttattttcagtcctAATCACCCTGCATCATAAACAATTTTAGATAAgagattaaatatttaataatttttactattattatattaatttattatggaATAAATTATCCTTGTActtcttttttctattttatacaGGAGAACTAGCTAGAACCAACTTTATATCTTCACTTAAAGTGGAAAATATTtggaaattatatttaattcacTTCAATTTCATTAATTAGTTTATGATTGAACTTACATCATTCAGCACTGCTGCTAATAGATAACTTATTCTTACTATATTTTTTTGACAACTTATTCTTactatatttaatataatatagttttgttatcagatattataattatttgtataatattaatcaaataaacTTTATAGATATTTTGGCTTGGTATTTTGATATAATTCCAAGCCCGGCCCATACAAGATCGTATTTTATCCGATTTAGGTTGGGCCTAACCATATCGAGCGTAAGCCCGGCCCATTAACTATGAGTCTGAATAAATAAGATGACGGAGTAGTAAACGAAAGTCCTAATTAATAAgtacaaataaaaaaacaaagcaggaaaatcaattatatatataaaaaaacattgcttaaaaatgataaaaaaaaattatacactTAATAATTGATTTAATAAAAAGATCCAAATTCATATGAAAAATAAGATGAGTAATTAACAAGTTTAGACATGACCTATTGTAATTAGAAATTTCTTagttatattaaaatttaatcaTTATTAAGTCTcaaatatgatatatatattaggaCTGGTTTGTTTGTCAAAAAATATTgtacaaaaaatatttttctaattttctggtatttgtttgtttaggacaataaattaatataaaaatttaggttagtcaataaaaaaatttatgaaaaaaaaagtgaGGAAAATGTTTtccatttaaaaaatattttcctgacTTTTGGAACACTATTTCATTACTTCTTACATTTTTTAAAACAGTAACTATGATGTATATTGAAAtcgactgagagttttaatcgtaaactcacaaagaatgcaatcttttcaagctaaacttgaaggttgaataaacccaagcaaggatgaaccttgagctccaatggaggctttgaGATAAATTTCATAAAAGTTTTTCAATATTACAAAGAAAGAGGTTTATATACTCTTTCCAAAATAAAGGGAAAAGACCAAAAACCCTTAGGTAGGGTTTTAGCATAACCTAAAGGAAAAAGGCAAACTAGGAAGGAAAGTGAAAAGTAGTGTTAGGGACATAACATAAGAGGGGCAAAACAGTAAAGTGAAACAAATAGAGATGGTTCCCCAATCTTAAGAACTTGGAGAAGAAGTATCCTTCAGGCAAGACACGCCCCGTGTGGATcttggtacgccccgcgtgacttAGCTCCTGAACTTTGAGAGTCTTCGAGGAGCGATTTACGCGTGGCGTTCTTggagtcacgccccgcgtatcggaGCCTCTGATCTTGGTGACTCTTGTTGATGGGCTTCATGCGTAGCATCCTTGGGGCTACGCCCGCGTAGTTGACCTTCTGGATTGGTTTCTTCTCGGCTTCCCAATCCACGCCCCGCGCGCTtagaggcacgccccgcgttcCTGAGCTTCTGGACAATTCTTCGGAAACGGGATCCTTCACGCCTC
The DNA window shown above is from Euphorbia lathyris chromosome 1, ddEupLath1.1, whole genome shotgun sequence and carries:
- the LOC136222629 gene encoding transcription factor bHLH122-like yields the protein MESDLQFQHHQKQMNTGLTRYQSAPSSYFSNILDRDFCEELLRPTSPETERIFARFLANSGGGNTENIPVHVPVQNQNFVAAEIKQDSEEEMVMDSRLNQQKQSNYPSVSQGFFQNNLKPPLPDQNSDYRMAGTGRIPAKSGGGNCSNLVRHSSSPAGLFSNISIEMENGYAVMRGMGDYGTAKREASYCSSPAGSRPPPPPPPTGGSGGRMSPISEIGNKNNIGENSSDNNCVFDESHSNDYVTGFPIGSWDDNAAVSSVMSQRLTDDDRTLSGLNSSENQNRDSGIPAPPRLSHHLSLPKTAAEMSAIEKFLHLQDSVPCKIRAKRGFATHPRSIAERVRRTRISERMRKLQDLVPNMDKQTNTSDMLDLAVDYIKDLQKHVKTLSESRANCTCNIKQQQQF